In the genome of Vicingus serpentipes, the window AAAAAAGTAATAACTGAAAGAGTAACAATGCTTAGTAAAGTTTTCATAGTATAGGTATTAAATAATCCTTCAAATTAATTAAATCAAAGATACATTTTTTTAAGCATCATAAAAAAATGGATTTTATCAATAAAATGATGGCAAGAATTTTATAAACATTTTTTCACTTTTCTTTCGTGAGCTTGTTTTGCTTCCATATTAGATTGATCACCTTCAAATAGAATTTTACAATCACCAGTTTTCATGTTATTTAACTCTTCCATTGCATTATCAAATTCAGCATCATCTTCTGTTTCAAGCATTGTTTTTTCTAATTGCTTTTGTTTTTTTACGCAATCACAAAAAGACATTCCGCCTGTTTCTTCAATGTTAGTTTCTGAATTAGCTTTTAAAGATTCTTGTAATGTTAAATTCTCGTCTTCATTAACTTCCTCTTGATAAACACCTGTTGAACTTGTATCGGCAGCTGTAACTTCAGCATTAGCATTATCTATAAAAACTTCTTCAACTACGGTTGAATCTTGATTGATTTCTTCTTGATTATTTTCAGTTGAATTGCAAGAAAATAACAGTAAAGTAATTGAAAGTAAAAAAGTTAAGTGTTTCATTGAGTAGCCTGTTTTATTTGTTTTGTTTAAAGATAGAAAAATATTTTAGTTTGAGAAAGTTTGTAAATCAGATAGCCTTTTATAAATTCCTTCTTGAGATAAAAGTTGACTATGCGTACCTCTTTCAGCTATTTCGCCTTTTTGTAATACTATAATTTCATCTGCATTTTGAATAGTAGAAAGTCGGTGTGCAATAACTATTGAAGTTCTGTTTTTCATCAATTTAGTCAATGCATCTTGAACCAATTTTTCTGATTCGGTATCAAGAGCAGATGTTGCTTCATCTAAAATTAAAATAGGTGGATTTTTTAATACCGCTCTAGCAATACTTAATCGCTGTCTTTGTCCGCCAGATAATTTACCACCTCTGTCACCGATGTTTGTATCGTATCCATTTTCTAGTTGAATAATAAATTCATGAGCATTTGCAATTTTAGCAGCTTCTATTACTTCTTCTCTTGAAGCATTATTAGTCCCGAATGAAATATTATTAAATACACTATCATTAAATAAAATAGATTCTTGTGTTACAACACCAATTAAACTTCTTAAACCATGTAGAGATAGATTTTTAATATTGATTCCATCAATTTCAATAGCTCCAGAACTTACATCATAAAAACGAGGTAATAAATCAGCTAAAGTAGATTTACCTCCACCAGATTCTCCAACCAAAGCAATAGTCTTCCCTTTTTCTATTTTTAAATCAATATTATTTAAAACGATATCGCTTTTATTGTAAGAAAAAGAAACATTATTATAATGGATATTTTCATTGATTGTATTAAGAATTTCTGGATTTTCTTTTTCAAGTATTGGATTTTTAGCACTTAAAATTGCATCAACTCTATCTGCTGAAGCAGCACCTTTTTGAACGATTGCATAGGCAGAAGAAAATGCTTTAACAGGGGCGATAAGTTTTGCAAAAATGATAATATAACCTATAAATTCTCCGCCATTAAAATCTGAATTTCCATCTAAAACTAAACTACCTCCATAATATGCTAAACCAACCATAGCCATTGCTCCTAAAAACTCACTAATTGGAGAAGCTAAATCTCTTTTTCGTGTCATTTTAAGAGTTAACGAAGCGTAAGAAGAATTTTGTTGATCAAAATGCTTGTTTGAACTCTCTTCAGCATTAAATGCTTTAATTATTCTTAATCCTGTAAGTGTTTCTTCAACAGTAGATAATAAAACACCCATTTGTTGTTGCACTCTTGAAGATGAACGTTTTAAACTTTTTCCTAAACGACCAATTACTAGTCCTGTTATAGGAAGCAGTATTAAAGAAAAGAGGGTTAAATGAGGATTAATTGCTATCATTACTGCCAATGATAGGATTACAGAAATAGGCTCTCTAAAAAGCATCTCTAATGAATTTAGAATAGAGAATTCTATTTCCTGAACATCAGTAGTAATCCGAGATAAGATGTCGCCTTTTTTTTCTTCTGAATAATAGGATAGTGGTAGAATTAGTATTTTGTTATAAATATCTTTTCTTAAATCTTTTACAATACCAGTTCTCATTACAGCAATAAAAAACAAAGCTAAATATCTAAACAAGTTCTTTAATAAGAACATAGCTCCAACAAGAACGCAAACAAAATATAGTGCAGCTAATTTGTCATTATCTGCAATGTATTGGTTCATTGTAAAATTAAAATAGGCTTCAAAATAGTCTTTAGAGAAACTGAATTGAGGTAATGAAGAAACAATAACTGTTTTTTCATTGAACAAAAGATTTAAAAAAGGGATGAAAAGTAGCATTGCTACAAGTTCAAATATTACAGAAAGAATATTGCTAATAATATTTAATAGCGCGTACTTCTTATAGTTTAAAGCATACTTTAATATTTTCTGGAGGTTTTTCATTTATTAAATTATAATCAAATCTACTAAAAACGATAGTTTTTATATTCACCAATTCTATATCCAGTTAATTTTTCTATAAAGTGGGTTATCTTTATCTTAAGCGGAAGTCTAATAATTGTAGGATCAAAACTAAAATTCCAATTCATTTTTTCAATTCTATTTTTCATTACGGATGGATGAGATTCATTAAACTTTTCTAATAAATCTATTGCGGTGTAATCAAATTCCTCAACATCTTTTATGTTTTGTTTCATCCAATTATCATCATGCCACATTTTGTTAAAACTTTGTTGTTTGGCTTGTTGCTGTTCTGGGTGTTTAACCCATCCATAGTGATAAATATAAGCATCAATTGCTTTTACTTTTAGTTTTTGATTATTAATTCTAAAACCTTGAGCATCTCTATAAGAACGTATTTTTTTATTGTTTTTTATGATTCTGATTTCATGTCTATACCATTTTCTTGATATGCCAACATAGTCGTAAGAGCCATAAAAATGTTTGTATTTAAAGAGTAATCCATCAATTGAAGAATTATTAGCTTCAAGCTCCAATTGTTTTTTAATTTCAGCGTGATATTTTTCGTGTACTATTTCGTCACTTTGGATATAAAAACACCAATCAAAATCTTCAGAAATTGCATCAAAAGCTTTATTTGTTTCGTCTGCTAAAACTTTACCTCCAACTCTTAAATTATCGTCCCAAATAGTTTCAATAATTTTTATTTTAGGTGAATTAATGCTTTTTATGAGTTCAAGTGTATCATCATCAGAATTTCCGACAGCGACTACAAACTCATCACAAAGAGGTAGAATAGAGTTAATAGATTCAACTACTGGATAGTCAAATTTTAGAGCATTTCTAATTATGGTAAAACCACAAACTTTCATTAAAATAATTCTACTCCTGTAAAGTTATAAGGAGTGATTTTTTTTAATTCAGCTTTGATTTCATCGTTTACATTTAATGTTTCAATAAAATCTGCAATAGAGGAAGCTGTAATTTTAGAATTAGTTCTTGTTAATTCTTTTAGCGCTTCATATGGTTTCGGGTAACTTTCTCTTCTTAATACAGTTTGAATAGCTTCTGCAACTACAGCCCAATTATTTTCTAAATCAGCAGCAATTTTATCTTCATTAATTAATAGTTTATTTAATCCTTTTATTAAAGAAGCAAGAGCAATTACAGAATGGCCGATAGGTACCCCAACATTCCTTAAAACAGTAGAATCAGTTAAATCTCTTTGCAAACGAGAAATAGGAAGTTTAGCCGAAAGGTGTTCAAAAATAGCATTTGCAATTCCTAAGTTTCCTTCAGAATTTTCAAAATCGATTGGATTAACCTTGTGTGGCATTGCAGATGAACCTATTTCACCTTCTTTAATTTTTTGTTTAAAATAGTCCATAGAGACATAAGTCCAAACATCTCGATCTAAGTCAATTAATATGTTATTTATTCTTTTTAGACCATCAAATAATGCGGCTAAATTATCGTAATGTTCAATTTGAGTTGTTGTTTGAGAACGATCTAAACCTAATTTCTTGTTTACATAATTATTAGAAAATTCAATCCAATTGTATTCTGGATAAGCAACGTGATGAGCATTTAAATTTCCAGTTGCGCCACCAAATTTTGCTGAAAAAGGGACAGCTTTAACTTGAGCTAATTGTTTTTCGATACGCTCAACAAAAACATAAAATTCTTTCCCCAATTTAGTTGGAGAAGCAGGTTGCCCGTGAGTTTTTGCTAACATTGGAATGTTTTTCCAATCGTTTGCTTTTTGTTTTATTAAATTTAATGCTTCCTCCAATAATGGATAAAAAACATCATTTAAAGCCTCTTTCAAGGTTAAAGGTACAGAAGTGTTATTGATGTCTTGAGAAGTTAACCCAAAATGAACAAATTCCTTAAATGCAGGGTTAATATTTAATTTGTCGAATTTATCTTTAATAAAATATTCAACAGCTTTAACATCGTGGTTGGTTACTTTTTCAGTTTCTTTAACTACTAAAGCATCTTCGTTAGAAAAATTGATGTAAATGTTTCTTAGATCAGAAAAACGATTCTTATCAAAATCTTTTAGTTGTGGTAAAGGTAATTCACATAAAGCGATAAAATATTCAATTTCTACTCTTACTCGATATTTAATTAAAGCTTCTTCTGAAAAGTAAGCTGATAAACTATTTGTAACTCTTCCATATCTTCCATCAATTGGAGAAATAGCTGTTAAAGGAGATAAATTCATTTCTTAAAAAATTATAAAAAAACAAAAGTAACCCTTTTAACTAGAATAAAAGGGGGTTTTATTACGTATATTTGATATAGTTTTTAATACGAAGTTGTTATGTTTAAAAATTTCGGAATAGGATTAAGTTCATATGGTAAAGCAATAGAATTATTGTTCTCTAAAGGCTTAATCTGGTATATGATTTTTCCAATTATACTAAATCTGTTGTTTTTAGTTTTGGGTTGGTTAGGTATTGGTTCATTAACTGATTTTGTAGGAAATTGGTTAGAAGATATTACTAAGATTGAAAAAGATTCTTTTTATGGAGCAGAATATTTAACGCCTATTTCTACTTATTTATCAGGAATAGCAAGTGGCTTTGTTTGGGTGTTAATGAAGTTTATTTTCTTCTTCGTATTTGCATATTTTGGAGGTTATATTGTTGTTATTTGCCTTTCACCTGTTTTTGCATTTTTATCTGAGAAAACAGAAGAAATTTTAACAGGAAATAAGTATAAATTTGATGGAGATCAAATGATGAGAGATGTTGTTCGTGGAGTTTTACTAGCATTAAGAAACTTATTTATCGAATTATTTTACATGATAATTATATTTATTTTAGGATTATTTATTCCTTTAATAGGAGGTATAATAGGTTCTTTTTTCTTATTCTTTATCAGCTCTTACTTTTATGGATTTTCATTTATTGATTATAATAATGAACGGCGAAGAATAAAATTAAAAGATAGTGTTCAATTTATGAGAGCTAATAAAGGAATGGCAATTGCAAATGGGATGGTTTTTTCAATTTTTTTATTAATTCCTTTTTGTGGAACGACCTTAGCCGGTTTTGTTGCGATTATTTCTGTTATTGCGGCAACAGTTTCAACTCATAAAATAGTAGATTTGTCAAATAATCCATACGCTCAAAACTACACACCCATTGAAGATTAAAATCTCATTAGTATCTTACTTAAATACGTTGCCGTTTTTATACGGAATTAATAAAACAGCTTTTAATAACGAAACTGAATTACAATCAGATATTCCTTCTGTTTGTGCACAAAAGTTAATAAATAAAGATGTAGATTTAGGCTTGGTTCCAGTAGCAACTTTACCTTACTTAAAGGATTATCATATCGTTTCAGACTATTGTATTGGAGCAAAAGGAAAAGTAAATTCAGTGTTATTGTTAAGCGATGTCCCACTTAATGAAATAGAAGAAGTGTATTTAGATTATCAATCTAGAACATCAATAAACCTAACAAAGGTTTTGGCTAAAAACTATTGGAATATTGCACCTAAATGGAAAAATTCTGAAGCAGGTTATGAAAATCACATATTAGGAAAAACAGCAGGTGTAATTATTGGCGATAGAACTTTTAATTTAAATAAAGAATACAAGTTCAAATACGATTTAGCTGAAGAGTGGTTTAACTTCACTCAATTACCATTTGCCTTTGCATGTTGGGTATCTAATAAAGAATTAGATAAAAGTTTTATTGAAGAATTTAATAATGCTTTATCTTTTGGAGTTAGTCATATTCCAGAATCAATTTCACTAGCAAATAATGATCAAGTTCATGAAAAAGATTTGCTTAAATATTTAACTGAGGATATTGATTACAATTTAGATAATGACAAAAGAAAGTCTATTCAATTATTCTTAGAATATTTAACAGAAATTACTGATTAATAGCTTTTTATTAAACTCTTTTTTCCTTTCAATATTAGTTTTTATATTTAGACCTTATTCGCTATTTTTGTTTCGTTTCATCAAAATGGCATAAAATATGCAATTAGATTAAACACTATTAAAATTGAAATTACAACCCTTATGAAAAATAAATTTACGCTACTACTTTCCCTAATCTTAAGCCTTAACTCATTTGTACTAAATGCCCAAGATAAAACAACCGGTAAAATTGGTTATAAAATGAAAATGAGCGAAGCTCGTCATGAATATTTGAATGGCAACATTAGAGGGGGGTTATTAATTTATAGAGAGTTGTTAAAAGAGTTTACCAACGATGCTATGGTAAATTATAGAATGGGGGAATGTTATCTTGATTTAAAAGAATGGAGTTTAGCTGTTGAGTATCTTCAAAATGCTAAAAATATTGATGAAAATGTTGTTCCTGAATTATATTATCAATTGGGTGTTGCCTATCATAGAAACAATCAGTTAGATAACGCTTCTGAGGCATTCAATACTTATTTACCAAAATCTAAGAAAAGGGATAGAGAAGTTTACGATGTAAATACTATGCTCACCCAAGTTGACTTTGCTAAAAAAATGATTAACTCACCAGTTAAAGTTGAAATAACCAACTTAGGGAAAAATATTAACTCAAGAGGAGGAGATTATTCTCCGTCAATTTCTGCAGATGGAAAAACGTTAATATTTACTTCTAGACGTTCTGATACTAAAGGTGGAGGGGTTGATAAAGCTGGTGATTATAAATATTTTGAAGATATTTATTTATCAGAATGGGACTCAGCTAAAGGTGATTGGGGAAAAGCACAGCCAATCGAAGGAAAGTTAAATACAGAAGGACACGATGCTAGTTTAAGTATTTCTCCAGATGGTTCTCAAATATTTATTTATCGCAATGATGGTAAAATATATATAGGGGATATTTTTGTTTCTAAAAAACGAACTTCTGGCTCTTGGGGTAACCCTAAAGATATGGAGAAGCCAATTAACTCTTCATATTTTGAAAGTTCAGCATCTTTATCTGCAGATGGTAACAAGTTATATTTTGTTAGTGAAAGAGAAGGAAATAAAAATGGAGCTCAAGGTAGAGGTGATATATATGTCGTTGAAAAAATTACTAAATCTACTTGGGGTGAACCTAAAAATTTAGGACCAATAATTAATACTCCTAAAGATGAAATTTCAGTATTTATTCATCCAGATGGTAAAACATTATTTTTTAGTTCAAAAGGTCATTTATCAATGGGAGGTTATGATATTTTTATGTCTAAATTACAAATGGACGGAACATGGTCTAAGCCAGAAAATTTAGGCTATCCAATTAACACTATTGATGATGATGTTCACTTTATATTAAGTACAGATGGTAGAATTGGCCACTATTCTACCGTAAGAACAGACGGGTTGGGTGAAAGAGACATTTATAAAATAGATTTATCAAACTATGATTTATTAAAAGGTGTTCAGGTTAACTTATCAATTTTAAAAGGAAGAATTTCATCGACAAATAAGGATGAATCAGTTCAAGGCGAAATTGAGTTTAAAAACGATAAAGGTGAAGTTGTAGCAAAAACAAATGCTGATGATGAGGGCAACTATTTCATAACCTTATCGGGTAATCAAAAATATTCACTTTTAATTAACGCTGAAGGGTTTGAATCAAAGACTAGTGAAGTATCTCTTCCTTTAGGTGAAACTACTACACATATTCAAGTAGAAAACTATCAAATGACACCTGTAGTTGGTCAATAATGCTAGAATTAAAGACCTTATTAGTAGATAAAGAAGAAGGTAAGTTTAAAATCTATTCTAAGTTTCTTGGATTTAAGCTTGGTGAGTGGAATAATTTTAAAGAAATTAATTACGTTGCTATTTCTAAAGTTCGCTTTGCAAGAACAGTTGTTTCCCCTAAATTAAACGGAAATCAAAAATGTACTTCTGATTTTACTGACTTTAAGTTTGTGGTTTTTATTTGTAAAGATTCAAGAATTAAACACCTAGTTTTTAAAGGGGAATATGAAGATGCAAAGGTTGTAACTAAAAAAGTAGCAGAATATTTAGGAGTGGAAGTAGTTGATTATACAAAAGATAAAGAGATTTAGATAGTTCTCAAAAACTCAATTTTCACATTTTCAATTTTTTCAAATTCAGTTATTACTTGCTCAGCTTCTTTTGTTCTTATATTAAATTCTATTGAGCAATTATTTTCAAAAACTTGGTTGGTAACGTTTAGGTTATGGAGTTTTATAAAGTTCATTACATCACTCATAGCCGCGTAATCGAATTTAATCGTATAGAAATGATTAACTGTTCTTTTTACAATTTTAGCATTATTAATGGCATCTCTTGCAGCTTCTTTATAAGCAGTTATTAATCCACCAACACCAAGTTTTGTTCCACCAAAATAGCGAATAACTATAATTGTAACATTTGTAATATTACTAGATAATAACTGTCCATAGATAGGTTTTCCTGCAGAGTTGTTTGGTTCACCGTCATCACTATAACGATATTCATTTTCAGTAAGTCCTAGTCTAAAAGCATAACAATGATGACGAGCATCATGATAGTCTTTTTTTAGTTGAGTAAGATGTTCTTTAAATTCTTCTTCATTATAAATAGGGTATGCAAAAGCAATGAATTTACTTCCTTTCTCTTTATAAACTCCTTCGCTTGGTTGTTTTATAGTAAAATAAGCATCAGTCATCTAAGCAAAAGTAATGATGAATATTGCTATGATAGCGATTCCTAATCCTAACCAATTATATAACGACAAATGCTCTTTAAAAAGTAATTTGCCAACTATAGCTGAAATAACAATAACTCCCATACTAACAACAGGAAAAACTTGAGAAGCTTCTAAGCCAGAACTTTCTAATGCATTAAAGAAAAATACTAGAGAAGCATAATTTGGAATTCCTAGAGCTATACCACCAATTACATTTTTAATAGACAGTTTTAGCTTTGATTTTATTGATTTGAAAAGAAGAATAACTAGACCAGAAAGTCCTGCCATCATAAACAAAACAATAAAAAATAGTGTTTTTTCATTGTCGTTAACAGCAGTTTGTTGAGCATGATTAAAAATAGAGTCAGCAACACCTTGTCCTACAAAAACAAGTATAATAAGCCACAAATATTTTTTATCAAAGTTTAATTTCTTGTTTTTTGTTGAAGACAAATAGATACTAATTGCAGCTAATCCAAAAGCGATTAGTTTCGATAAACTTATTTTTTCATTAGGATAAATTATTATGGCGACAGCAACAGGAATAAACAACGAAAGTTTATTGGCGACTGTAGTTATTGCAATGCCTACCTTTTGAGTTCCAGTTGCATAGAAATTAAAAACAATAATAAATAAAAATCCAATTGCTATAGCATGGTATATAAAGTCAGAATGTAAAACTTCGCTTACAACAATAGATTGTTTGGTGAATAATAAGGCACAAAATCCAGCCGTGATGTAATTAACAATTAACGCTTGTAAATTGTCAATTTTTAGTTTGTCAAAAAACTTAAAAATTATGATTAAGATGTTAAACGCTAGGATAGTAAGTACAATATCAATCATTATAATAAATGCTTAGTTTATCCGTACTTATTTTTTGCTCAGTTGTTACAATTTTATTAACTAGAGGGGCTTTCAATCC includes:
- a CDS encoding YigZ family protein translates to MTDAYFTIKQPSEGVYKEKGSKFIAFAYPIYNEEEFKEHLTQLKKDYHDARHHCYAFRLGLTENEYRYSDDGEPNNSAGKPIYGQLLSSNITNVTIIVIRYFGGTKLGVGGLITAYKEAARDAINNAKIVKRTVNHFYTIKFDYAAMSDVMNFIKLHNLNVTNQVFENNCSIEFNIRTKEAEQVITEFEKIENVKIEFLRTI
- a CDS encoding menaquinone biosynthetic enzyme MqnA/MqnD family protein — protein: MKIKISLVSYLNTLPFLYGINKTAFNNETELQSDIPSVCAQKLINKDVDLGLVPVATLPYLKDYHIVSDYCIGAKGKVNSVLLLSDVPLNEIEEVYLDYQSRTSINLTKVLAKNYWNIAPKWKNSEAGYENHILGKTAGVIIGDRTFNLNKEYKFKYDLAEEWFNFTQLPFAFACWVSNKELDKSFIEEFNNALSFGVSHIPESISLANNDQVHEKDLLKYLTEDIDYNLDNDKRKSIQLFLEYLTEITD
- a CDS encoding ABC transporter ATP-binding protein, coding for MKNLQKILKYALNYKKYALLNIISNILSVIFELVAMLLFIPFLNLLFNEKTVIVSSLPQFSFSKDYFEAYFNFTMNQYIADNDKLAALYFVCVLVGAMFLLKNLFRYLALFFIAVMRTGIVKDLRKDIYNKILILPLSYYSEEKKGDILSRITTDVQEIEFSILNSLEMLFREPISVILSLAVMIAINPHLTLFSLILLPITGLVIGRLGKSLKRSSSRVQQQMGVLLSTVEETLTGLRIIKAFNAEESSNKHFDQQNSSYASLTLKMTRKRDLASPISEFLGAMAMVGLAYYGGSLVLDGNSDFNGGEFIGYIIIFAKLIAPVKAFSSAYAIVQKGAASADRVDAILSAKNPILEKENPEILNTINENIHYNNVSFSYNKSDIVLNNIDLKIEKGKTIALVGESGGGKSTLADLLPRFYDVSSGAIEIDGINIKNLSLHGLRSLIGVVTQESILFNDSVFNNISFGTNNASREEVIEAAKIANAHEFIIQLENGYDTNIGDRGGKLSGGQRQRLSIARAVLKNPPILILDEATSALDTESEKLVQDALTKLMKNRTSIVIAHRLSTIQNADEIIVLQKGEIAERGTHSQLLSQEGIYKRLSDLQTFSN
- the purB gene encoding adenylosuccinate lyase, yielding MNLSPLTAISPIDGRYGRVTNSLSAYFSEEALIKYRVRVEIEYFIALCELPLPQLKDFDKNRFSDLRNIYINFSNEDALVVKETEKVTNHDVKAVEYFIKDKFDKLNINPAFKEFVHFGLTSQDINNTSVPLTLKEALNDVFYPLLEEALNLIKQKANDWKNIPMLAKTHGQPASPTKLGKEFYVFVERIEKQLAQVKAVPFSAKFGGATGNLNAHHVAYPEYNWIEFSNNYVNKKLGLDRSQTTTQIEHYDNLAALFDGLKRINNILIDLDRDVWTYVSMDYFKQKIKEGEIGSSAMPHKVNPIDFENSEGNLGIANAIFEHLSAKLPISRLQRDLTDSTVLRNVGVPIGHSVIALASLIKGLNKLLINEDKIAADLENNWAVVAEAIQTVLRRESYPKPYEALKELTRTNSKITASSIADFIETLNVNDEIKAELKKITPYNFTGVELF
- a CDS encoding glycosyltransferase family protein: MKVCGFTIIRNALKFDYPVVESINSILPLCDEFVVAVGNSDDDTLELIKSINSPKIKIIETIWDDNLRVGGKVLADETNKAFDAISEDFDWCFYIQSDEIVHEKYHAEIKKQLELEANNSSIDGLLFKYKHFYGSYDYVGISRKWYRHEIRIIKNNKKIRSYRDAQGFRINNQKLKVKAIDAYIYHYGWVKHPEQQQAKQQSFNKMWHDDNWMKQNIKDVEEFDYTAIDLLEKFNESHPSVMKNRIEKMNWNFSFDPTIIRLPLKIKITHFIEKLTGYRIGEYKNYRF
- a CDS encoding EamA/RhaT family transporter, producing MIDIVLTILAFNILIIIFKFFDKLKIDNLQALIVNYITAGFCALLFTKQSIVVSEVLHSDFIYHAIAIGFLFIIVFNFYATGTQKVGIAITTVANKLSLFIPVAVAIIIYPNEKISLSKLIAFGLAAISIYLSSTKNKKLNFDKKYLWLIILVFVGQGVADSIFNHAQQTAVNDNEKTLFFIVLFMMAGLSGLVILLFKSIKSKLKLSIKNVIGGIALGIPNYASLVFFFNALESSGLEASQVFPVVSMGVIVISAIVGKLLFKEHLSLYNWLGLGIAIIAIFIITFA
- a CDS encoding EI24 domain-containing protein, producing MFKNFGIGLSSYGKAIELLFSKGLIWYMIFPIILNLLFLVLGWLGIGSLTDFVGNWLEDITKIEKDSFYGAEYLTPISTYLSGIASGFVWVLMKFIFFFVFAYFGGYIVVICLSPVFAFLSEKTEEILTGNKYKFDGDQMMRDVVRGVLLALRNLFIELFYMIIIFILGLFIPLIGGIIGSFFLFFISSYFYGFSFIDYNNERRRIKLKDSVQFMRANKGMAIANGMVFSIFLLIPFCGTTLAGFVAIISVIAATVSTHKIVDLSNNPYAQNYTPIED
- a CDS encoding tetratricopeptide repeat protein, encoding MKNKFTLLLSLILSLNSFVLNAQDKTTGKIGYKMKMSEARHEYLNGNIRGGLLIYRELLKEFTNDAMVNYRMGECYLDLKEWSLAVEYLQNAKNIDENVVPELYYQLGVAYHRNNQLDNASEAFNTYLPKSKKRDREVYDVNTMLTQVDFAKKMINSPVKVEITNLGKNINSRGGDYSPSISADGKTLIFTSRRSDTKGGGVDKAGDYKYFEDIYLSEWDSAKGDWGKAQPIEGKLNTEGHDASLSISPDGSQIFIYRNDGKIYIGDIFVSKKRTSGSWGNPKDMEKPINSSYFESSASLSADGNKLYFVSEREGNKNGAQGRGDIYVVEKITKSTWGEPKNLGPIINTPKDEISVFIHPDGKTLFFSSKGHLSMGGYDIFMSKLQMDGTWSKPENLGYPINTIDDDVHFILSTDGRIGHYSTVRTDGLGERDIYKIDLSNYDLLKGVQVNLSILKGRISSTNKDESVQGEIEFKNDKGEVVAKTNADDEGNYFITLSGNQKYSLLINAEGFESKTSEVSLPLGETTTHIQVENYQMTPVVGQ